The genomic interval TAAAACCAATTAAAAAAGGGCGGCCGCCCAGCTGCCATCCGGATGACCTGTCGTATCCGGCGGCAGCTGATTTTGTTAAAAACCCCAGTGCCTATGTACGGTACTGGTCCCGGAAAGGGCATGGGTTGCAGTTAATGTACGACCCAAAGACCGGGAAGAGGTATATCGTGAAAACATAAAAAACACCTATTATGCTACCACATGGTGAAAAGTTTAAGCAAATCTGGCTGGCGTCAGTCCCAGAAGAAGATGCCGTAAACATGATTAAAATAGCAATCATGTGGCGGATGGAAAGACCCTACAGGATTAGGAAAAGTTGAAGGTTTTCAGGAAACCTCAAAGGCATATTTTGAGGTTTTTTTTGCGCGCCCGGAAATTTTTTTTGAATGCTTAAGTTATTAAAAATCAAAGACTTACAAAATAATATGCAAATGCAATGCAAATGCATTGCAAGTGCAATGCAAGTTTCTTTCCTTTCCTTTCCTTTCCTTTCCTTTCCTTTCCTTTTCTTTTCTTTCCTTTTCTTTCCTTTTCTTTCCTTTCTTTAAACGCGAAACCCGAAAAAAATGAAAACAAGTTACTACTTTCAGCACGACTACAATGCTTCGTCTGACATCAAGATTCTGATGATGCGGCAACAGTTAGGGATGGAGGGGTACGGAATATTCTGGTTCCTAATTGAAGCCCTCGCACTGGCAGGTGGAAGATTACCGGTATCGGTTATCCCCATTCTTGCTGCGCAGATGCAAACGACGGCCGACAAAGTTGCGGCGGTGGTGAAAAACTATGACCTGTTTGTGGTCGAGGATGAAAAATTTTTCAGCATTCGGCTGCTCAACCAGATAACACATCGTGAATCGATTTCGATGAAACGAAAGAAAGCAGCAACCACACGCTGGATACCTGCATTGCCTCACGGGAAAAAATTTAGTGCCGCCTGGTCTGAATGGATGGAACATCGCAAACAGATTAAAAAACCACTCACAGATGTTGCAATTAAAAAGCAACTACAAATGTTATCGCAGAAATCAGAAGACGAGGCCGTAGCCATCATTAACCAATCCATCCAGAATGGCTGGCAGGGACTGTTTGAATTACAAAAGGGCAAAAATAATCTGGATATAAATAGCGAACTGATTAACATTTACACCCAAAATCGTTGAGTTATGGAAACACAAATAGTGCCAATCAACAGACTTGTTGAGTTAATCAACAACAACTCACACGCCGAGGTAATCAAATCACTGGCTGATGACATACACGAAAATGTTGAAAAACGGCCGGTACAATCGTTGATAAACAACGGCTGCAAAAAATCTGCAATCGAGAATATCCTTGCAGTAATTATCCTGAAATATGCCAGCATGCTCAACGTCGGTAACAATCTGAAGCATGGCCAGGCGTTGGAAATAGCGAAAGCTTTATTGCAAGAGTTCCCCCTGGAATCATTGGACAACTTCAAACTTGCATTCCAATACGGTGTACGTGCAAAATATGGGCAGATATTTCGGTTTGATATTGCCGTAGCCTTTGAATGGGTTCGCAAGTACCTGGACGATTATTACGAATATCGCGAGCAATGGAATCGCGAAAAGTACAATAAACAACAGGAAGAGGTGCCGAATGAAACGGCCAAAAAATATATTGAACAATGGTTGAAGGTTATATCGGCAGATAAACCGGTAACACCATTATGCGAACTCGCAGATGAAACCGGCAGGAAAAAGGCCGTAAGTGCCGGATATAAGCCGGACCTGGAATATGCCGTTAAGGCCGAATTACGCAGGCAATGGATGCGGGAAAGCTTCGACCCGCATACCGGCCGACCGAGGGCCAACGCATTGTCTTTCGAAGAATGGCTGCTGCGCAGGAAATAAACAATATTTTTTTAGCTACTAAACAATTCATATGAACCGCGATAATAACACAACCAATATAACTGCCAGGCTGGAGCCAACAAGACGCGGCAGGCCGCCAAAAAACCACCCGGCAAAAATGCGCTTCCCCGTGCACGCTTCAGCGATTCCAAATCATCAGGCATGGCTTAATTACTGGCGTAAGCGTGGCTACAATCTCGAAGAGGTTGACGGCATGATTACCTTGCGACCAACCCAAAAAAGCATATTACCTTTGCAATAACTATGAAAAAATCAATCTCTGAACTCAGACTTAACCCGAATAACCCGCGCTTTATCCGGGATGATAAATTCGAACGACCGGTTTACACTGGTAAGAAAATCAAAGACCTGGCCTTCTACCACAAGCCTGTATGGCGGAAGCTCCGCACCGCTTTCATCCGCAGTTATCCATTCTGCCATTATTGTGCTAAAGATGGAAGAACCGCCTGTTGTGTGCAGTTGTTGGCCTGTGCGGTTGGAAGCCGCGCAATGTGTGCGAGGGAAAGAAACACCACTGGCACAAACATTGGTGTTTGTGGTTCCACTGTCCGGTGAGGCTTTGAAGTTAGCAGAAATGAAAAATCTGACGATATGAACATAAAAATTTCAGAAAAATTATCCAATCTTCCTAAGATAGATTATAGGATATTAAAACCCATTCAGGGCAATTTGAAAGATTTGAACGAAAAAAATCTTAATAAATTAAAAAAGAGTATAAAAGAATTTGGATTTGTTGTTCCATTGTTTGTTTGGCGCAAAGGCGATGATATGTACATCATTGATGGACATCAACGACACAGGCTGTTAATGCTTGAAAATATTACGCCTTATGAGCTTCCATATGTTGAGATTGAGGCCAATGATGAGAAAGAAGCAAAGAAAAAATTACTTGTAATTTCTTCACAATATGGCACTATAACTCAGGACGGATTCGATGAGTTTGCTTTTGATATAGAACAAGACTGGTTAAAAGCCACAATTCAATTTGATGCTTTAAAATACTATGAATTAAATATTGAAGAAATCATTGAAGATGAATTTGAAGTACAACCAAATAATGAACCAATTACTAAGCCTGGCGATGTATATGAGCTTGGGGATTTAAGACACAGGTTTCAATGCGGAGACAGCACTGATGCTGAAGTCGTGAAGAAAACTTTGAATGGTGCAGAACCTATATTGATGGTAACTGATCCGCCTTATGGAGTTAATTATGACCCAGATTGGAGAAACCATGCTTTTCGTTCCGATGGCACTCGCTCCGATGGGCGTGCCATCGGAACGGTTAAGAACGACCATCAAATAGATTGGTCGGCTGCCTTTTCATTATTCAAAGGCAGTATAGTTTATGTTTGGCATAGCGACAGATATGCCAAACAGGTTCAAGAACATTTAGAAAATTCAGGTTTTGAAATTGTCGCTCAATTAATTTGGGCGAAAAACGGTCATGTAATTGGACGAGGTGATTATCATTTTCAACATGAACCGTGTTGGTATGCGGTTCGTAAAAATAAAAATCATAATTGGCAAGGTAG from Chitinophagales bacterium carries:
- a CDS encoding methyltransferase gives rise to the protein MNIKISEKLSNLPKIDYRILKPIQGNLKDLNEKNLNKLKKSIKEFGFVVPLFVWRKGDDMYIIDGHQRHRLLMLENITPYELPYVEIEANDEKEAKKKLLVISSQYGTITQDGFDEFAFDIEQDWLKATIQFDALKYYELNIEEIIEDEFEVQPNNEPITKPGDVYELGDLRHRFQCGDSTDAEVVKKTLNGAEPILMVTDPPYGVNYDPDWRNHAFRSDGTRSDGRAIGTVKNDHQIDWSAAFSLFKGSIVYVWHSDRYAKQVQEHLENSGFEIVAQLIWAKNGHVIGRGDYHFQHEPCWYAVRKNKNHNWQGSRSETTLWQIDRNRKNETGHSTQKPVECMARPIRNNTTVGQQVYDPFLGSGTTIIAGEQLKRQVFGNEISPEYCDLIVARWIKFKQRELDLNEIRITRNGNELSNSEKILFLNNEIRKHNTEKNSDAKQ